In the genome of Deinococcus deserti VCD115, one region contains:
- the rplS gene encoding 50S ribosomal protein L19, producing MQSTVKVNRGAILRAVEQPHIKTDAPDFRPGDTIRVETKVVEGNRTRNQAFEGVVIAINGSGSRKSFTVRKISFGEGVERVFPFSTPLIAKVTVLERGKVRRAKLYYLRDLRGKAARIKNDRSRVMKDAARAQQEKAAAQAAADAPAADAAPETQGE from the coding sequence ATGCAGAGCACCGTTAAAGTCAACCGTGGCGCCATTCTCCGCGCCGTTGAGCAGCCCCACATCAAGACCGACGCACCTGACTTCCGCCCCGGAGACACCATCCGCGTGGAAACCAAGGTCGTGGAAGGCAACCGCACCCGCAATCAGGCCTTCGAAGGCGTCGTTATTGCCATCAACGGCAGCGGCAGCCGCAAGAGCTTCACCGTGCGCAAGATCTCCTTCGGTGAAGGCGTCGAGCGTGTGTTCCCCTTCAGCACCCCCCTGATTGCCAAGGTCACCGTGCTGGAGCGCGGCAAGGTTCGCCGCGCCAAGCTGTACTACCTGCGCGACCTGCGCGGTAAGGCAGCCCGCATCAAGAACGACCGCAGCCGCGTGATGAAAGACGCCGCGCGTGCCCAGCAGGAGAAGGCCGCAGCTCAGGCTGCCGCTGATGCGCCCGCTGCCGACGCTGCTCCCGAAACCCAGGGCGAATAA
- the glpX gene encoding class II fructose-bisphosphatase: MMVKRQDSGAQEQSFEHALVLETARVTEGAALAASRWVGMGDKNAVDGAGTEAMRALLNTLNIRGRVVIGEGEMDEAPMLYIGEELGTGRYEVDIAVDPVEGTSVTAKGLPNGLAVIALSERGGLMHAPDCYMEKLIVPPPAAGRVHLEWPVEANLAALAQSLDRDVEDLLVTILDRERHAELIRRVRATGARVKLIGDGDVVAGLAVAVRGTGVHALMGSGGAPEGVLSAAACKCLGAEIQGRFIPEDDAMRERFRTMGVDENRVYRTDELAPGQQIVFSATGITYGELLNGVRRFGGGARTHTLVMGYATRVVRFIDTVHLEDDGARVTIRV; encoded by the coding sequence ATGATGGTTAAAAGGCAGGACAGCGGAGCACAGGAGCAGAGTTTCGAGCATGCACTGGTGCTCGAAACGGCGCGGGTCACCGAGGGCGCAGCACTGGCGGCCAGCCGCTGGGTCGGCATGGGAGACAAGAATGCCGTGGACGGCGCCGGTACCGAGGCCATGCGCGCGCTGCTGAATACGCTGAACATCCGGGGACGGGTGGTGATCGGTGAGGGCGAGATGGACGAGGCGCCCATGCTGTACATCGGCGAGGAGCTGGGCACCGGACGTTACGAAGTGGACATCGCCGTCGACCCGGTGGAAGGGACCAGCGTGACGGCCAAGGGGCTCCCGAACGGGCTGGCCGTGATTGCCCTCAGTGAGCGTGGCGGCCTGATGCACGCGCCGGACTGCTACATGGAAAAACTGATCGTGCCGCCGCCTGCGGCTGGCCGGGTGCATCTGGAATGGCCGGTTGAGGCCAATCTGGCAGCGTTGGCCCAGTCGCTGGACCGTGACGTGGAAGACCTGCTGGTGACCATCCTCGACCGTGAGCGGCATGCGGAACTGATCCGGCGGGTCCGTGCCACCGGAGCGCGCGTCAAGCTGATCGGCGACGGTGACGTCGTGGCAGGACTGGCCGTGGCCGTGCGCGGCACCGGCGTTCATGCCTTGATGGGCTCGGGCGGAGCTCCTGAAGGCGTATTGAGCGCTGCAGCCTGCAAATGTCTGGGCGCTGAAATCCAGGGCCGCTTTATCCCTGAAGATGACGCGATGCGCGAGCGGTTCCGGACCATGGGCGTTGACGAAAACCGGGTATACCGCACCGATGAACTGGCTCCTGGGCAGCAGATCGTGTTCAGCGCAACGGGCATTACGTACGGTGAATTGTTGAACGGGGTACGGCGCTTCGGTGGAGGGGCGCGCACCCATACCCTGGTGATGGGCTATGCGACGCGGGTCGTCCGGTTCATCGACACTGTCCACCTGGAAGACGACGGCGCCCGCGTCACCATCCGCGTGTGA
- a CDS encoding metal ABC transporter solute-binding protein, Zn/Mn family: MTRSLMFMLMLAGTASAAPLKVSATTSIMGDFVRVVGGDRVQVNVIVQPGSDSHTFQPSTGVIRSLAQSRALFANGAGLEPWLPKLRAAVPKAQLITLTQGLKLHEAGHEEETAGHDDHGALDPHAWWDPSLAAGYVRNVQKALTALDPAGKAVYAKNSAAYLKQLSAADAYAKKQFASLPAAKRRFVTNHESLGYLAERYGLTVVGTVMPGQGTEREPSAQELARLVQTVRKSGAWVIFTEQSVNTRLAQTLARETGARIAPALYTDALGAKGSAGATFLGALRFNVDTIARVLRAAP, from the coding sequence ATGACACGCAGTCTGATGTTCATGCTGATGCTCGCCGGTACTGCCAGCGCTGCGCCGCTGAAGGTCAGCGCGACCACCAGCATCATGGGTGACTTTGTACGGGTCGTTGGCGGCGACCGCGTGCAGGTCAACGTGATTGTGCAGCCAGGCAGCGACAGTCATACCTTCCAGCCATCTACCGGCGTGATCCGCAGCCTGGCCCAGAGCCGCGCCCTGTTCGCCAATGGCGCCGGCCTTGAGCCCTGGTTGCCCAAGCTGCGCGCCGCTGTTCCCAAGGCACAGCTGATCACCCTGACCCAGGGCCTGAAGCTGCACGAGGCTGGGCATGAGGAAGAAACTGCCGGTCACGATGACCATGGCGCTCTGGACCCCCATGCCTGGTGGGACCCGTCACTGGCTGCCGGGTACGTGCGCAACGTCCAGAAAGCCCTGACCGCACTGGATCCAGCCGGCAAGGCCGTGTATGCGAAAAACAGCGCAGCGTACCTCAAGCAGCTTTCCGCCGCCGACGCCTATGCCAAAAAGCAGTTCGCGTCTCTGCCAGCTGCGAAGCGCCGCTTCGTGACCAACCACGAGAGTCTGGGATATCTCGCCGAGCGCTACGGACTGACCGTGGTCGGCACCGTCATGCCGGGCCAGGGTACCGAGCGCGAGCCGAGTGCACAGGAACTTGCCCGACTGGTTCAGACCGTACGCAAGAGCGGAGCCTGGGTGATCTTCACGGAACAGTCGGTCAATACCCGCCTGGCACAGACGCTGGCCCGGGAAACAGGCGCGCGGATTGCCCCTGCCCTGTACACCGACGCGCTCGGAGCCAAAGGCAGCGCAGGGGCAACCTTTCTGGGAGCCCTGCGCTTCAATGTGGACACCATTGCGCGTGTCTTGCGCGCAGCACCCTGA
- a CDS encoding antibiotic biosynthesis monooxygenase — protein sequence MSPSPDAIPPNIPAHQAQMTVPSPSDATPQGVTLVITERVQHSQVEGYEAWAREVHDLLAEHPGFVGLNVLRDRSGPFPEYITLLRFTSQQALESWRHSPAYQAALRELPHFTASEVHYREASGLEAWFDRPASTPAPPLWKNVLVGFAGVYPLILLFTWLTGFLTSHWPWWAAIVPSAFLATLFLNWPVLPLLSRALRRWLYPRTS from the coding sequence ATGAGTCCTTCCCCTGACGCCATCCCTCCGAATATCCCGGCTCACCAGGCACAGATGACTGTGCCTTCTCCCTCCGACGCCACTCCGCAGGGCGTGACGCTGGTGATCACCGAGAGGGTCCAGCACTCACAGGTGGAAGGGTACGAGGCCTGGGCCCGGGAAGTACATGATCTGCTGGCCGAGCATCCAGGGTTTGTGGGGCTCAACGTGCTGCGGGACCGCAGCGGTCCCTTTCCCGAATACATCACCCTGCTGCGGTTCACCTCGCAGCAGGCGCTGGAAAGCTGGCGACACTCCCCTGCATATCAGGCCGCTCTGCGTGAGCTGCCCCACTTCACAGCGTCCGAGGTTCATTACCGGGAAGCCAGTGGACTGGAAGCGTGGTTTGATCGTCCTGCCAGCACTCCGGCGCCGCCGCTCTGGAAGAACGTGCTGGTCGGGTTTGCAGGTGTCTATCCCCTCATCCTGCTGTTCACGTGGCTGACGGGTTTTTTGACCAGTCACTGGCCCTGGTGGGCAGCCATTGTGCCGTCCGCTTTCCTGGCCACGCTGTTTCTGAACTGGCCGGTGCTGCCGCTACTGTCACGCGCCCTGCGCCGATGGCTTTATCCCCGGACAAGTTAA
- a CDS encoding histidine phosphatase family protein, which translates to MSRTLHLVKHGQPHILSGVPAHEWQLAEGALGGLPGLISRLRPRPEVVVSSEEPKAVSTAQALATELGVPHRRMLGLHEQLRYTVPLYPEPADFQAALDRFFDHPAQVMFGEESADDARRRFANAVGAVMSRQTGDSVAIVAHGTVISLLVAHAGDLDPKPLWRHLNLLDVLTLEWPALQLREPLS; encoded by the coding sequence ATGTCGCGTACCCTGCACCTTGTCAAGCATGGCCAGCCGCACATCCTGTCTGGCGTCCCAGCGCATGAGTGGCAGCTGGCCGAAGGCGCGCTGGGTGGACTGCCCGGACTGATCTCACGCCTGCGCCCCCGTCCGGAGGTGGTCGTCTCCAGCGAGGAACCCAAGGCGGTTTCCACGGCACAGGCCCTGGCCACCGAACTGGGCGTACCGCACCGCCGCATGCTTGGGCTGCATGAGCAGCTGCGTTATACCGTACCCCTGTATCCGGAACCTGCGGACTTTCAAGCCGCCCTGGACCGGTTTTTTGATCACCCTGCCCAGGTGATGTTCGGAGAGGAAAGTGCTGATGATGCCCGGCGCCGTTTTGCCAACGCCGTAGGGGCCGTAATGAGCCGGCAGACAGGGGATTCAGTGGCCATCGTCGCGCACGGTACCGTGATCAGTCTGCTGGTGGCCCATGCCGGGGACCTGGACCCAAAACCGCTCTGGAGGCACCTGAACTTGTTGGATGTCCTGACACTCGAATGGCCAGCACTGCAGCTACGGGAACCTTTGTCCTGA
- a CDS encoding HAD-IIB family hydrolase, with the protein MTARTPVSFPAGRPLLLAFDLDGTLIPDAGREVPADTVSALARLRALDVRLAIITGRDTPPGAVRSAVQPDAVATNNGGRIELDGALHIEVRFTPEDLEAVLAHELQDARMVLFTADGLYVDVPEGSEPEAWMVARSYRPVSEAPREGILKVGFYHPEVAGLAGRLRQSHPHLVLTGAQPPYPQFLTVTPEGAHKGAALTLIADALGVPHNHTVAFGDSDNDEAMLEVAGYAVQVGTLPLLARHAHVQIPRHEDLGAYLHDLASQLEATRAG; encoded by the coding sequence ATGACTGCCCGCACGCCTGTTTCCTTTCCTGCCGGACGCCCGCTGCTGCTGGCCTTTGACCTGGACGGTACTCTGATTCCCGACGCCGGACGTGAGGTTCCGGCCGACACCGTCAGTGCTCTGGCCCGTTTGCGCGCTCTGGATGTCAGGCTGGCCATCATCACCGGGCGCGACACTCCGCCGGGTGCAGTACGTTCAGCAGTGCAGCCGGATGCGGTCGCCACCAACAATGGAGGCCGGATCGAATTGGACGGTGCCCTTCACATCGAGGTCCGCTTCACTCCGGAAGACCTGGAAGCTGTGCTGGCCCATGAGCTTCAGGACGCGCGGATGGTGTTGTTTACTGCCGATGGCCTGTACGTGGATGTGCCGGAAGGCTCAGAGCCAGAAGCCTGGATGGTGGCCCGTTCCTACCGGCCGGTTTCGGAAGCGCCGCGCGAAGGCATTCTGAAAGTCGGCTTCTATCATCCCGAGGTCGCTGGCCTGGCCGGTCGTTTGCGCCAGAGCCACCCTCATCTGGTGCTGACAGGCGCGCAACCACCGTACCCTCAGTTTCTGACCGTCACGCCTGAGGGGGCCCATAAGGGCGCAGCGCTGACGCTGATTGCCGACGCGCTGGGGGTGCCGCACAACCACACCGTGGCCTTCGGTGACAGCGACAACGACGAGGCCATGCTGGAAGTGGCTGGCTACGCGGTGCAGGTGGGGACGCTGCCCCTGTTGGCCCGTCACGCTCATGTCCAGATCCCGCGGCATGAGGACCTGGGTGCCTACCTGCACGACCTGGCCAGTCAGCTGGAAGCCACGCGGGCTGGCTGA
- the rplM gene encoding 50S ribosomal protein L13, translating to MKTYIPKNDEQNWVVVDAAGVPLGRLATLIASRIRGKHRPDFTPNLIQGDFVVVLNAEKVALTGNKLDGKVYTRYTGYQGGLRTETAREALAKHPERVIEHAVFGMLPKGRQGRSMHNRLKVYAGETHPHTAQKPQTLEVR from the coding sequence GTGAAAACCTACATCCCCAAAAACGATGAGCAGAACTGGGTCGTCGTGGACGCAGCCGGCGTGCCCCTGGGCCGCCTCGCCACACTGATCGCCAGCCGCATCCGCGGCAAGCACCGCCCCGACTTCACGCCCAACCTGATTCAGGGCGACTTCGTGGTTGTGCTGAACGCCGAGAAAGTCGCCCTGACCGGCAACAAGCTCGACGGCAAGGTCTACACCCGTTACACCGGCTACCAGGGCGGCCTCAGGACCGAAACCGCCCGCGAAGCACTGGCCAAGCACCCCGAGCGCGTCATTGAGCACGCTGTGTTCGGCATGCTGCCTAAGGGCCGCCAGGGCCGCTCCATGCACAACCGCCTGAAGGTGTATGCCGGCGAGACCCACCCCCACACCGCCCAGAAGCCCCAGACGCTCGAGGTTAGATAA
- a CDS encoding NfeD family protein — translation MDWLPTLERIQSWHWWVLGALLLILEVFAPGVFFVWLAMAAFMLGLLVFVLPLPVTLQLLLFALLSVVAVLIGRRYVNRLILGGDEGESMNRGASRLVGRTVVVTSAIRNGVGRVRVGDSDWRATGPDVPEGANVLIVSAEGTTLHVREINGTWV, via the coding sequence ATGGACTGGCTTCCCACTCTTGAGCGCATCCAGTCGTGGCACTGGTGGGTGCTGGGCGCTCTGCTCCTGATTCTGGAAGTGTTCGCGCCGGGTGTGTTCTTTGTCTGGCTGGCCATGGCCGCTTTTATGCTGGGCCTGCTGGTGTTTGTGCTGCCACTCCCGGTGACCCTGCAACTGCTCCTGTTTGCTCTTCTAAGCGTGGTGGCGGTCCTGATCGGCCGGCGGTATGTCAACCGTCTGATTCTTGGGGGTGACGAAGGCGAGAGCATGAACCGTGGTGCAAGCCGGCTTGTGGGCCGCACTGTGGTGGTCACTTCAGCTATCCGTAACGGGGTTGGCCGGGTTCGCGTCGGTGACAGTGACTGGCGGGCCACCGGCCCGGATGTTCCCGAGGGCGCCAATGTCCTGATCGTCAGTGCTGAAGGAACGACCCTTCACGTCCGTGAGATCAACGGCACCTGGGTCTAG
- a CDS encoding SPFH domain-containing protein: MGLTIFVIVAVLLVIVTLLAGVKSVPQGFEWTQERFGKFQRSLKPGLNLIIPYIDRIGRRVNMMEQVLDVPSQEVITKDNALVTVDGVVFYQVLDAAKASYEVGNLQQAVLNLTMTNIRTVMGSMDLDELLSNRDQINARLLAVVDEATEPWGVKVTRIEVKDIKPPADLVASMARQMKAEREKRANILDAEGFRQAAILKAEGEKQAEILNAEGQRQAAFLQSEARERQAQAEAEATRMVSEAIAAGNVQAINYFIAQRYVDALKDVATAPNQKTLILPIEATSVLGSLAGIAEVAKEAFGNKG, translated from the coding sequence ATGGGACTGACGATATTTGTGATTGTGGCCGTATTGCTGGTCATAGTCACGCTGCTGGCCGGGGTCAAGAGTGTGCCGCAGGGGTTTGAGTGGACCCAGGAACGCTTCGGAAAGTTCCAGCGCAGCCTCAAGCCGGGGTTGAACCTGATCATTCCCTACATCGACCGCATCGGGCGGCGGGTCAACATGATGGAGCAGGTGCTGGACGTGCCCAGCCAGGAAGTCATCACCAAGGACAACGCGCTGGTCACAGTGGACGGCGTCGTGTTTTATCAGGTGCTTGACGCCGCCAAGGCCAGTTATGAGGTGGGCAACCTGCAACAGGCGGTCCTGAACCTCACCATGACCAACATCCGGACCGTGATGGGCAGCATGGACCTCGACGAACTGCTGTCCAACCGCGACCAGATCAATGCGCGCCTGCTGGCCGTGGTGGACGAGGCCACGGAGCCGTGGGGCGTCAAGGTCACCCGCATCGAGGTCAAGGACATCAAGCCGCCCGCCGATCTGGTGGCCAGCATGGCCCGCCAGATGAAGGCCGAGCGCGAGAAGCGTGCCAACATTCTGGACGCCGAAGGCTTCCGTCAGGCGGCCATCCTGAAGGCCGAAGGCGAGAAGCAGGCCGAGATCCTCAACGCCGAGGGTCAGCGTCAGGCTGCCTTCCTTCAGTCCGAAGCCCGCGAGCGTCAGGCGCAGGCCGAGGCCGAAGCCACCCGGATGGTGTCCGAGGCTATCGCCGCCGGGAATGTGCAGGCCATCAACTACTTCATCGCCCAGCGTTACGTGGACGCCCTGAAGGACGTTGCGACCGCACCGAACCAGAAGACCCTGATTCTGCCCATTGAGGCGACCAGTGTCCTGGGCAGCCTGGCGGGCATAGCGGAAGTCGCCAAGGAAGCTTTCGGGAACAAAGGCTGA
- a CDS encoding ATP-binding cassette domain-containing protein translates to MRPLVDLHAVTVRAGGDTLLSDVTLQVQRGEALRLWGPNGGGKTTLLRLLAGQVAPVEGLRTYGLRGGVQHSAVQARQTLGVVGPDAEAFYLTRDWAQTVQDVLLSGFEGELLNLWDARPEALQRLEEVSVLTGLTSLLTRDFRTLSHGQRRRAILARALMAAPELLLLDEFTDGLSEGARAGLSEVLTNVHKAGVAIVLATHRPEEAPELSWRSVHVQGGRIVDEPATSAETSLAPTLPRPPGSAPLVQLDHAEVYRNGHLALGPLSWSWNTGQHWLVTGENGSGKSTLARLIAGEFHAALGGQVTRPFLTRDLLTERRRSVGLVSAELGMRQRREWTGRDLIGSAFAGTEGFSELLSPAQEAQVEALAAQLGVTGLLSRHTETLSQGQLRRLLLARAVVHGPRLLILDEGLDFLDASSRTAFLALLPDLAAKGTHVMVVAHRASDAPPGLTHHLHLDHGQAVYSRALQPARVASS, encoded by the coding sequence ATGCGGCCCTTGGTAGACCTCCATGCAGTGACTGTCCGGGCAGGCGGCGACACCCTGCTGTCTGACGTGACGCTTCAGGTACAGCGGGGGGAAGCGCTGCGTCTGTGGGGACCAAATGGTGGGGGCAAAACGACACTGTTGCGCCTGCTCGCCGGCCAGGTTGCTCCAGTCGAGGGACTCAGAACCTATGGCCTGCGGGGTGGCGTTCAGCACTCGGCCGTGCAGGCGCGTCAGACGCTGGGGGTCGTCGGGCCAGATGCCGAGGCCTTCTATCTGACGCGAGACTGGGCCCAGACGGTTCAGGATGTGCTGCTTTCCGGCTTTGAAGGCGAGTTGCTTAACCTGTGGGACGCGCGGCCAGAAGCGTTGCAGCGGCTGGAAGAAGTGAGTGTGCTGACCGGCCTGACCTCATTGCTGACCCGCGATTTCCGGACCCTGAGTCACGGGCAGCGCCGCCGGGCAATTCTGGCCCGCGCGCTGATGGCGGCGCCGGAACTGCTGCTGCTGGATGAATTTACCGATGGCCTGAGTGAAGGAGCGCGCGCTGGGCTGAGTGAGGTGCTCACAAACGTGCATAAGGCGGGGGTGGCGATCGTCCTGGCCACTCACCGCCCTGAAGAGGCCCCCGAGTTGTCCTGGCGCAGCGTGCATGTCCAAGGGGGGCGGATCGTGGACGAGCCCGCCACCAGCGCTGAGACCAGCCTGGCTCCAACCCTGCCCCGTCCGCCGGGTAGCGCCCCCCTGGTGCAGCTTGACCACGCGGAGGTCTACCGCAACGGTCACCTTGCCCTGGGGCCACTGTCCTGGAGCTGGAACACCGGGCAGCACTGGCTGGTCACTGGCGAGAACGGAAGTGGAAAAAGCACCCTGGCCCGCCTGATTGCCGGCGAGTTCCACGCCGCGCTGGGCGGGCAGGTCACCCGGCCCTTCCTGACGCGCGACCTGCTGACCGAACGCCGACGCAGCGTGGGGCTGGTCAGCGCCGAACTGGGAATGCGCCAGCGTCGTGAGTGGACCGGAAGGGACCTGATCGGGAGCGCCTTTGCAGGCACCGAGGGCTTCAGTGAGCTGCTGAGCCCCGCCCAGGAAGCCCAGGTAGAAGCCCTGGCCGCACAGCTGGGAGTGACCGGGCTGCTCAGCCGCCACACAGAGACGCTCTCGCAGGGGCAGCTCCGGCGCCTGCTGCTGGCGCGCGCTGTGGTGCATGGGCCCAGGCTGCTGATCCTGGACGAGGGTCTGGACTTCCTCGACGCCTCCAGCCGTACCGCCTTCCTGGCCCTGCTGCCAGACCTGGCAGCGAAGGGCACACATGTCATGGTGGTCGCCCACCGTGCGTCCGACGCACCCCCCGGCCTGACCCACCACCTGCACCTGGATCATGGGCAGGCGGTGTACAGCCGGGCTCTTCAGCCAGCCCGCGTGGCTTCCAGCTGA
- the rpmB gene encoding 50S ribosomal protein L28 codes for MSRECYLTGKKNLVVNSVTRRGKARAQGGVGRKTTGITRRTQKANLQKKTVRESGQLKTVWLSAHALRNLTRGVYKNVELV; via the coding sequence ATGAGCCGTGAATGTTATCTCACCGGAAAGAAAAATCTTGTCGTCAACAGCGTGACCCGCCGCGGTAAGGCCCGCGCGCAGGGTGGCGTGGGCCGCAAGACCACTGGCATTACCAGGCGCACCCAGAAGGCCAACCTGCAGAAAAAGACCGTCCGTGAATCCGGGCAGCTCAAGACTGTATGGCTCAGTGCCCACGCCCTGAGGAACCTGACGCGCGGTGTGTACAAGAACGTGGAGCTGGTATGA
- the treS gene encoding maltose alpha-D-glucosyltransferase has translation MIQTTPPEWYKSAVFYELSVRTFADGNGDGKGDFPGLTSKLDYLKNLGVDCLWLLPWYPSPLRDDGYDVADYVDIHPDLGTLEDFKVFLREAHARGLRVIGDLVTNHTSSDHPWFQAARRGPTLPDGSPNEFYNYYVWSDTGEEYPGARIIFTDTETSNWTFDEQTGQYYWHRFFSSQPDLNFDNPAVVEELLAAARFWLDLGVDGFRVDAVPYLIEREGTNCENLPETHAILKKMRQLVDQDYPGRLLLAEANQWPEEVVEYFGSETDPEFHMCFNFPVMPRLYMSLKREDTSSIRDIMDRLPAIPSFGQWATFLRNHDELTLEMVTDDERAFMYASYAPDPRMRINVGIRRRLAPLLDNDRRRIELLNSVLLALPGSPILYYGDEIGMGDDLSLADRNGVRTPMQWNSSLSGGFSSASPEHCFYPPIEDPVYGFHRVNVQSQEQDPSSLLKWTARQLEMRRQHPAFAYGELNFVDSDNPAILAFTRTTPDETLLIVSNFAANAQACTLDLSAHHRRTPVTLSGGSHLPPVQDERYPLVMGKYDYYWLRLN, from the coding sequence ATGATCCAGACCACCCCACCAGAGTGGTACAAGAGTGCCGTCTTCTATGAGCTGTCTGTCCGGACCTTCGCTGATGGAAATGGTGATGGCAAGGGCGATTTCCCGGGGCTGACGAGCAAGCTCGACTACCTCAAGAATCTTGGGGTGGACTGCCTGTGGCTGCTGCCCTGGTATCCCAGTCCGCTCAGAGACGACGGCTACGATGTGGCCGATTACGTGGATATCCACCCCGACCTCGGAACCCTGGAAGATTTCAAGGTTTTTTTGCGTGAAGCGCATGCCCGCGGGCTGCGGGTCATCGGCGATCTGGTCACCAACCACACTTCCAGCGACCATCCCTGGTTCCAGGCGGCCCGCCGCGGCCCGACGCTGCCGGACGGCTCACCGAACGAGTTCTACAACTATTACGTCTGGAGTGACACCGGCGAGGAATACCCCGGTGCGCGCATCATCTTTACCGATACGGAAACCAGCAACTGGACCTTTGACGAGCAGACCGGGCAGTACTACTGGCACCGCTTCTTTTCCAGCCAGCCGGATCTTAACTTCGACAATCCCGCAGTGGTTGAAGAACTTCTGGCTGCCGCCCGCTTCTGGCTGGATCTGGGCGTGGATGGGTTCCGGGTGGACGCTGTGCCCTACCTGATCGAGCGGGAAGGGACCAACTGCGAGAATCTGCCAGAAACCCACGCCATCCTCAAAAAGATGCGCCAGCTGGTCGACCAGGACTACCCTGGGCGCCTGCTGCTGGCTGAGGCCAACCAGTGGCCTGAAGAAGTGGTGGAATACTTCGGCAGCGAGACCGATCCGGAATTCCATATGTGTTTCAACTTTCCGGTGATGCCGCGCCTCTACATGAGCCTCAAGCGGGAAGACACGAGCAGCATCCGCGACATCATGGACCGACTGCCGGCCATTCCGAGCTTCGGACAGTGGGCGACCTTTCTGCGCAACCACGATGAACTGACGCTGGAGATGGTCACCGACGACGAACGTGCCTTTATGTACGCCTCGTACGCGCCTGATCCCCGCATGCGGATCAATGTGGGCATTCGCCGGCGTCTTGCACCCCTGCTGGACAATGACCGACGGCGCATCGAACTGCTGAACAGTGTCCTGCTGGCGCTTCCAGGCAGCCCGATCCTGTACTACGGCGACGAGATCGGCATGGGCGACGACCTGAGCCTGGCCGACCGCAATGGTGTACGCACACCCATGCAGTGGAATTCCAGCCTCAGCGGTGGTTTCTCGAGTGCCAGCCCCGAACACTGTTTTTACCCACCTATTGAGGATCCGGTGTATGGGTTTCACCGTGTGAATGTTCAGAGCCAGGAGCAAGATCCAAGCAGCCTGCTGAAATGGACTGCCCGTCAGCTTGAGATGCGCCGTCAGCATCCGGCTTTTGCCTACGGAGAACTGAACTTTGTGGACAGTGACAACCCGGCGATCCTGGCGTTCACCCGGACTACACCTGATGAGACCCTGCTCATCGTGAGTAACTTTGCTGCCAACGCTCAGGCCTGCACCCTTGACCTCTCGGCGCATCACAGGCGCACACCGGTCACCTTGTCCGGAGGCAGCCACCTGCCGCCTGTTCAGGATGAGCGCTATCCGCTGGTCATGGGCAAGTACGACTATTACTGGCTGCGCCTGAACTGA
- the rpsI gene encoding 30S ribosomal protein S9, with protein sequence MAIQQPEQFYGTGRRKSAVARVFLRPGEGKIIVNGKEFQTYFRGLLRAVHALQAFRETGTAGRYDAVITVNGGGPTGQADAIKLGIARALLKVNPDFRAQMKPKGLLTRDPREVERKKYGLKKARRAPQFSKR encoded by the coding sequence ATGGCGATTCAGCAACCTGAACAGTTCTACGGCACCGGCCGCCGTAAGTCCGCCGTGGCGCGCGTGTTCCTGCGCCCTGGCGAAGGCAAGATCATCGTCAACGGCAAAGAGTTCCAGACCTACTTCCGTGGTCTGCTGCGCGCCGTGCACGCCCTGCAGGCGTTCCGTGAAACCGGCACTGCTGGCCGGTATGACGCCGTGATCACCGTCAACGGTGGCGGCCCCACCGGACAGGCCGACGCAATCAAGCTGGGCATCGCCCGCGCACTGCTGAAGGTCAACCCTGACTTCCGCGCCCAGATGAAGCCCAAGGGCCTCCTGACCCGCGATCCCCGCGAAGTCGAGCGCAAGAAGTACGGCCTCAAGAAGGCCCGCCGCGCACCTCAGTTCAGCAAGCGCTGA